The nucleotide sequence TACCTTCAAAGGAATGAAAAGGCAGCACATTTTCACCACCAAAACTGACTGGTTTATCTGTTCCAATAGTTACCTCAAAGACCTTACCAGAGTAACTTTCCTTTGGTGCAACAAATGCCATTTTTACCTCCGTAATTAATAATCAGTAATTCATAATGCGTGATCAGCCCGGATTAAATTATAAACCCTTACCCATCACGCACAACACATGACCGTTTTATTACATCTCTAGATAAGAATGGGCATATAGGGTCCTGCCCGTAATTATATCAATGGTTTTTTTAATTATCAGCTGTTTTCTTGAATCATTTATTTCCTTTCCTGAAAGTACCGCTTTAAATAGTTCTCTCTCCTCCATTGCCTCTGCCATTTCCTTTGGATCAGCTATGGCTGCATCAAGCCCTGCTTCAAGCAGCATCAAAAAATAGTATTTATTAATGATTGGTCTCAGTTCCTTCGGACAGCCATTTGATATGTTACTCAAACCCACGACAGTCTTCATTGGAGGGTCATTCATCTCTTTAAACATCTTTATTGCATCTATAACCTTCATAGCATGGTCCTGGGATGTGGCAACCTGCAAAACAAGGGGATCAAGATAGAGATCCTCAAGGGGAACCCCGTATTCCATAGCCCTTGCCATTATCTCCGCTGCAATAGCAGCACGCTCACCGGCATCAGCAGGTAGACCGCCCTTACCAACAGTCAATCCAATTATCTGACATTTATATTTTGCAGCAAGCTCAAGCATCGGAAACCTTTCTGGATCATTTGATGTAGAATTAATTAAAGGTCTGCCCCACTGATTATTATGAACCTTTAGACCTGCCTCTATTGCTTTATAATTTGTTGTATCCAGGCAGACTGGAAGTGGTACTGCCTCCTGAATTGTT is from Thermodesulfovibrionales bacterium and encodes:
- a CDS encoding dihydropteroate synthase, producing MLIIGEKLSIIAKRVREAMLKRDKAPIQEIAREQWKAGAGMIDANIGPAEDSGEALMEWMVTTIQEAVPLPVCLDTTNYKAIEAGLKVHNNQWGRPLINSTSNDPERFPMLELAAKYKCQIIGLTVGKGGLPADAGERAAIAAEIMARAMEYGVPLEDLYLDPLVLQVATSQDHAMKVIDAIKMFKEMNDPPMKTVVGLSNISNGCPKELRPIINKYYFLMLLEAGLDAAIADPKEMAEAMEERELFKAVLSGKEINDSRKQLIIKKTIDIITGRTLYAHSYLEM